From a single Flavobacteriales bacterium genomic region:
- the cphA gene encoding cyanophycin synthetase, producing MRILELKAMRGPNHWSVRRHNLIIMRLDIEDLEQRPTDKIPGFYERMKEMMPSLYSHRCSEEHEGGFFERIVRGTWMGHVIEHIALEIQTLADMDTGFGRTRSTGQDGVYNVVFSYVEEPVGLYAAKAAVRIAEALISGEKYDLAEDIQKMRELREESRLGPSTGSIVQEAVARGIPYIRLNGQSLVQLGHGVHQKRIRATITSHTSNIGVEIACDKEETKQLLESYEIPVPKGRVVRTEEGLKDAIEVVGYPCVIKPIGGNHGRGATIGIKTWEDAVVALHKAKDISRSVIVERYITGLDHRLLVIDHKFVAAAKRTPACVIGDGKSTIEELTEEVNKDPRRGYGHEKMLTKIDIDDHTEKLLAREGMTRTSVPKKDDVVYLKATANLSTGGTADDITEIVHSFNVFMAERISRIIDLDICGIDIMTDDITQPLTENGGAVLEVNAAPGFRMHLDPTGGLGRNVAEPVVDMLFPPGAPSRIPIIACTGTNGKTTTTRLIAHIMRNSGFKVGMTCSDGVYIMNRLLMTGDCTGPLSAQFVLKDPLVNMAVLETARGGMLRSGLGFEHCDVGICTNVAADHLGLKDINTLDELAHVKSIVPRSVRKDGYAILNADDELVMAMRKQCDSKIALFSLDEQNRLIRQHCKLGGLAAIYENGYITISKGEWKLRIEKAVNVPLTYGGKAVFNIQNVLPAVLAAYVQGVKIEELRQALATFVPSPAQTPGRLNMFQFRNFQVVVDYAHNPHGFEALGKFVEKVSASPKIGVIAGVGDRRDDDTINLGRLSAKMFDEIIIRQDRNLRGKSDDQIIALLVKGIHEVDPKKKYTIIKKEDEAIRHAIATAPKGAFVVLCSDVVPDALALVMKLKEEDENVSFNKEDIPNRNKELV from the coding sequence ATGCGCATTCTTGAACTTAAGGCCATGCGAGGCCCAAACCATTGGTCCGTGCGGCGTCACAACCTTATTATCATGCGTCTTGATATCGAGGATCTGGAGCAACGGCCAACGGATAAGATACCGGGGTTCTATGAGCGGATGAAGGAAATGATGCCGTCGCTGTATTCGCATCGTTGTAGCGAAGAACATGAAGGTGGTTTCTTTGAACGCATCGTGCGCGGTACGTGGATGGGGCATGTCATTGAGCACATTGCTTTGGAGATACAGACCTTGGCCGATATGGACACCGGATTCGGTCGTACACGAAGTACCGGCCAGGATGGTGTCTATAACGTTGTTTTCAGTTATGTGGAGGAACCTGTAGGGCTTTATGCGGCTAAGGCTGCTGTTCGCATTGCCGAAGCCTTGATCAGCGGTGAGAAATATGATCTGGCGGAGGATATTCAGAAGATGCGGGAACTACGGGAAGAATCCCGTTTAGGACCCAGTACCGGAAGCATCGTGCAAGAAGCCGTGGCCAGAGGTATACCTTACATCAGGTTGAATGGTCAGAGCTTGGTACAGTTGGGCCATGGCGTGCATCAGAAGCGCATTCGCGCGACCATCACCAGCCATACAAGCAACATCGGTGTGGAAATAGCATGCGACAAGGAAGAGACCAAGCAATTACTGGAGAGTTATGAGATCCCAGTACCAAAGGGCCGTGTCGTACGGACGGAGGAAGGGCTGAAGGATGCCATTGAAGTGGTGGGTTACCCCTGTGTGATAAAACCGATAGGCGGAAACCACGGTAGAGGTGCAACGATCGGCATCAAGACCTGGGAAGATGCCGTTGTAGCCCTACATAAAGCCAAGGACATCAGTCGCAGCGTTATCGTGGAGCGATACATCACCGGACTGGACCATCGATTGCTGGTGATCGACCATAAGTTCGTTGCAGCTGCAAAACGCACTCCGGCTTGTGTTATAGGCGATGGCAAGAGTACCATCGAGGAACTAACAGAAGAGGTGAATAAGGATCCACGCCGTGGTTATGGTCATGAAAAAATGCTGACCAAGATCGATATAGATGATCACACGGAAAAGCTGCTGGCCCGTGAGGGTATGACCCGCACATCGGTACCGAAGAAAGATGATGTGGTGTATTTGAAAGCGACCGCTAACTTGAGCACGGGCGGAACCGCGGATGATATTACTGAGATAGTACACTCGTTCAATGTGTTCATGGCAGAGCGGATCAGTCGCATCATCGACCTGGACATCTGTGGCATCGACATCATGACCGATGACATTACACAGCCGCTTACGGAGAATGGAGGCGCTGTGCTGGAAGTGAATGCAGCACCTGGTTTCCGCATGCATCTCGATCCAACTGGAGGCCTAGGGCGCAATGTGGCCGAGCCGGTTGTGGATATGCTCTTTCCGCCCGGGGCGCCTAGTCGAATACCCATCATTGCATGCACTGGTACGAACGGAAAGACCACGACCACACGGTTGATCGCGCACATTATGCGCAACAGTGGATTCAAAGTAGGTATGACATGCAGTGATGGTGTCTATATCATGAACCGTTTGTTGATGACCGGCGATTGCACCGGTCCGCTCAGTGCGCAATTCGTTCTGAAGGATCCGCTGGTGAACATGGCCGTATTGGAAACTGCCCGTGGTGGTATGCTACGCAGCGGTCTTGGGTTCGAGCATTGCGATGTAGGTATATGCACCAATGTTGCCGCCGACCATTTAGGGTTGAAGGATATCAATACGTTGGATGAATTGGCACATGTAAAAAGCATTGTACCTAGAAGCGTAAGAAAGGATGGCTATGCGATCCTGAACGCTGATGATGAATTGGTAATGGCCATGCGCAAGCAATGTGACAGTAAGATCGCGTTGTTCAGTTTGGATGAGCAGAACCGACTCATACGCCAACACTGTAAGCTCGGTGGTTTGGCCGCTATCTACGAGAACGGTTACATCACAATAAGCAAAGGTGAATGGAAACTGCGGATCGAAAAAGCCGTGAACGTGCCGCTTACCTACGGAGGTAAAGCGGTATTCAACATCCAGAACGTATTGCCAGCCGTGTTGGCTGCTTATGTGCAAGGCGTTAAGATCGAAGAACTGCGTCAAGCACTAGCAACCTTTGTTCCTTCACCGGCTCAAACTCCGGGTCGTTTGAACATGTTCCAATTCCGCAATTTCCAAGTAGTAGTGGATTATGCGCACAACCCGCATGGTTTCGAGGCTCTCGGAAAGTTCGTGGAAAAAGTATCTGCTAGCCCTAAGATCGGTGTGATCGCAGGAGTAGGGGACCGGCGCGATGACGATACGATAAACCTAGGACGATTGAGTGCCAAAATGTTCGACGAGATCATCATCCGCCAGGACCGTAACCTCCGTGGCAAGAGCGATGATCAGATCATTGCACTATTGGTAAAAGGCATCCACGAAGTTGATCCGAAGAAAAAATATACGATCATCAAGAAGGAGGATGAAGCCATAAGGCATGCGATCGCAACGGCCCCCAAAGGCGCGTTCGTAGTGCTCTGTAGCGACGTGGTGCCGGATGCATTGGCACTTGTAATGAAGCTCAAGGAAGAGGACGAGAACGTGTCATTCAATAAGGAGGATATCCCGAACCGGAACAAGGAGTTGGTGTAA
- the rplS gene encoding 50S ribosomal protein L19: protein MDRIKQLEKEYAPLQELAAFKAGDTVTVHYKIVEGTKERIQQYQGVVLQRKGSGSTATFTVRKISNNIGVERIFPIASPFIDKVEVNKRGDVNRARIFYLRELRGKSARISEKRQSAGKDENNKEQKIKVARSEKPKAAKKEVAK, encoded by the coding sequence ATGGATAGGATCAAACAACTCGAGAAAGAGTACGCCCCACTGCAGGAACTTGCCGCTTTCAAGGCAGGCGATACCGTTACCGTTCACTATAAGATCGTAGAAGGCACCAAAGAACGCATTCAACAGTACCAAGGTGTGGTTCTCCAGCGCAAAGGTTCTGGAAGCACTGCCACTTTTACCGTTCGCAAGATCAGTAACAACATCGGTGTAGAGCGGATCTTCCCAATAGCAAGCCCATTCATCGATAAGGTCGAAGTGAACAAGCGTGGTGATGTGAACCGTGCCCGGATCTTCTACTTACGTGAACTTCGTGGTAAGAGCGCCCGCATCAGCGAAAAGCGCCAATCCGCCGGTAAGGACGAGAACAACAAGGAACAAAAGATCAAAGTTGCCAGATCCGAAAAGCCGAAAGCGGCCAAGAAAGAAGTGGCGAAGTAA
- the trmD gene encoding tRNA (guanosine(37)-N1)-methyltransferase TrmD has translation MRIDILTAVPKLLDSWFGESILQRAQSKGLVHVKVHDLRDWSTDKHRRLDDAPFGGGAGMVMSVEPIHRAIEQLKSERSYDEIIYMSPDGELLDQNLANQLSLKGNLILLCGHYKGVDERVRENLITREISIGNYVLSGGELAAAVLSDSIIRLIPGVLGDETSALSDSFQDGLVAPPTYTRPANYNGWTIPEVLVSGHQAKVDAWRHEQALERTRERRPGLLSEKGEGDPAVDR, from the coding sequence ATGCGCATCGATATTCTTACCGCAGTACCTAAGTTGCTCGACAGTTGGTTCGGGGAGAGCATACTTCAGCGTGCTCAGAGTAAAGGCTTGGTGCACGTAAAGGTCCACGACCTTAGGGATTGGAGCACGGACAAGCACCGCAGGCTGGATGATGCTCCGTTCGGCGGCGGTGCGGGAATGGTCATGTCCGTGGAGCCGATCCATCGTGCAATTGAGCAACTGAAAAGTGAACGATCCTACGACGAGATCATCTACATGAGCCCGGATGGTGAGCTACTTGACCAAAACCTTGCTAACCAACTGAGTCTGAAAGGCAACCTGATCCTTTTGTGTGGGCATTACAAGGGCGTGGATGAGCGAGTTAGAGAGAATTTGATAACACGTGAGATCTCGATCGGAAACTATGTACTTAGCGGTGGCGAGCTGGCTGCAGCAGTTCTGAGCGACTCCATAATACGCTTGATACCAGGCGTATTAGGTGATGAAACATCGGCCTTGAGCGATAGTTTCCAGGATGGTCTGGTGGCACCGCCGACCTATACCAGACCGGCTAATTACAACGGATGGACCATTCCGGAAGTGTTGGTAAGCGGCCACCAGGCAAAAGTTGATGCTTGGCGCCATGAACAGGCGTTGGAGCGCACCCGGGAACGACGTCCGGGACTCCTTTCTGAAAAAGGTGAGGGGGACCCTGCTGTAGATCGCTGA
- a CDS encoding RND family transporter, with amino-acid sequence MDESTRRIHTILTPRNARTALVVIAVITAIMVFALRNAKLDYDFEKFFPTNDPELERYNAFRKKFGGDNDFLMIGIPREAGIYNVELLSKVDSLTSALERLDNIKKVSSPTRLTEPIITPIGVFQTPYLRFESDSTLTADSTRIAQDPRIHGTFFSEDGKAMLMLIDAGTGLSKLKSDALLKDVEQAIKASGLQDVQLAGRIHGQFHYIRMMLEELILFLTSAIVLLAIFLWWGFRSLWGVLVPIGTVGLAILWQVGAMTLMGQPLSILTMLLPTILFVVGMSDVVHILEHYLDELRAGLPRREAIAHTYKHVGLPTFLTALTAAVGFATLGAANIQPLQEFGWFTAIGVMLTFLIAFTLLPAILIFISPGKLLPVSEKPSPWDKRLPRLFQWTIRNRKSILIGFSLIIVAGIHGMSKIRVNTFLLDAWPEEEKERLGVRFFDRQFGGVRPFELEITVQDTTKGIWDHRVLGEIEKVEQKAIDLYGAKGVLSPVTVMRSLNKAFNGGQREYYRIPDSTETLRMVGRAKMLSGAYLGSIVSADRSMARLSGRMLDDGSAVNKERNVEFEKFLEEHTDPELVKFHLTGMAYLIDRSNETLSTQLLGGMGLAIVITSLIMLWFFRDPRMVLVALIPNLIPLLFVAGVIGYFHIDLKVSTAIIFSIAFGIAEDDTIHMLAKLRQQLRAGKSPMYALKRTYLTTGKAVTVTGLMLLSGFVTLMLSSFGSIFDMGLLVTLTLAFALVTELLLMPVLVMLIRPKGITKKGH; translated from the coding sequence AACGATTTCCTGATGATCGGCATTCCGCGTGAAGCAGGTATCTACAACGTGGAGCTGCTTTCCAAGGTGGATTCATTGACCTCTGCTCTGGAACGCCTGGATAATATCAAAAAGGTGAGTTCTCCTACCCGCCTGACCGAACCGATCATAACGCCCATCGGTGTATTCCAGACCCCGTATCTCAGGTTCGAAAGCGACAGTACGTTAACAGCTGACTCGACCCGTATCGCGCAGGATCCAAGGATCCACGGCACATTCTTCTCCGAGGACGGAAAGGCCATGTTGATGCTGATCGATGCCGGAACGGGACTATCGAAATTGAAAAGCGACGCGTTGCTCAAGGATGTGGAACAAGCCATAAAAGCAAGTGGATTACAGGACGTGCAATTGGCCGGAAGGATACACGGACAGTTCCACTACATACGGATGATGTTGGAAGAGTTGATCCTGTTCCTGACATCGGCCATCGTTCTTCTTGCGATCTTTCTTTGGTGGGGCTTCCGATCGTTGTGGGGAGTATTGGTTCCGATCGGTACGGTTGGTCTAGCGATCCTATGGCAAGTTGGTGCCATGACCTTGATGGGGCAACCACTCAGCATCCTGACCATGTTGCTACCGACGATCCTTTTCGTGGTGGGCATGAGCGATGTTGTGCATATCCTCGAACACTACTTGGATGAGTTGAGAGCCGGTCTGCCCCGAAGGGAGGCGATCGCACACACCTACAAGCATGTTGGGCTACCCACATTCCTGACAGCATTGACCGCGGCTGTAGGGTTTGCTACGTTGGGTGCGGCCAATATCCAGCCATTACAGGAATTCGGATGGTTCACAGCGATCGGCGTCATGCTCACCTTCCTGATCGCATTCACCCTTTTACCCGCGATCCTGATCTTCATCAGCCCTGGAAAACTATTGCCTGTAAGCGAGAAGCCTTCACCATGGGATAAGCGGCTGCCCAGGTTATTCCAATGGACAATTCGCAACAGAAAATCAATACTGATCGGGTTCTCCTTGATCATAGTGGCAGGCATCCATGGCATGTCGAAGATCCGTGTGAATACGTTCCTGCTCGATGCGTGGCCCGAAGAAGAAAAAGAACGACTCGGCGTGCGGTTCTTTGATCGCCAATTCGGAGGTGTACGGCCTTTTGAACTAGAGATCACTGTGCAGGATACGACCAAAGGGATCTGGGATCATCGCGTGCTCGGTGAGATAGAGAAAGTGGAGCAAAAAGCAATTGATCTTTACGGTGCAAAGGGTGTTCTATCCCCAGTTACTGTAATGCGATCATTGAACAAAGCATTCAATGGAGGGCAACGGGAATACTACCGCATACCGGATAGTACCGAAACATTGCGCATGGTCGGCAGAGCGAAAATGCTGAGCGGAGCCTACCTCGGATCGATCGTTTCAGCAGACCGAAGTATGGCGCGATTGAGCGGTCGTATGCTGGATGATGGCAGTGCAGTGAACAAGGAACGCAACGTCGAATTCGAGAAGTTCCTTGAAGAGCACACTGACCCGGAACTTGTGAAATTCCACCTCACGGGCATGGCTTACCTGATCGATCGGAGCAATGAAACATTGAGTACCCAACTATTAGGAGGAATGGGGCTTGCCATCGTGATCACTTCGTTGATCATGCTATGGTTCTTCCGAGATCCGCGCATGGTGCTTGTGGCGTTGATCCCGAACTTGATCCCATTGCTTTTCGTTGCAGGGGTGATCGGCTATTTCCACATCGACCTGAAAGTAAGCACAGCGATCATTTTCTCCATCGCATTCGGGATCGCGGAAGATGATACGATCCATATGCTCGCCAAATTGAGACAACAATTGCGCGCTGGAAAGTCACCGATGTATGCACTGAAACGCACGTACCTCACCACAGGAAAAGCAGTCACTGTTACAGGATTGATGCTACTATCCGGCTTCGTTACCTTGATGCTTTCCAGCTTCGGAAGCATCTTCGACATGGGACTACTGGTGACGCTTACTCTCGCATTCGCGTTGGTCACGGAACTCTTATTGATGCCCGTTCTGGTCATGTTGATCAGACCAAAGGGCATCACTAAAAAAGGCCATTAG